In Clupea harengus chromosome 12, Ch_v2.0.2, whole genome shotgun sequence, the sequence TGATTCAGGCTTATTGTTACTTCTGTGAGCCGAGCAGATGGACAAGTCTCGCAATAGGCATACCCCCATTCACCCCTCGCGACCCTGCAGCATGCATCGCTATTGTTCGCGCGTCTTTACATTCGTTGGCCAGAACAGTCTGTTGTCTCTCAATGGGCTTGATTCTAATTTTGCCCGGTGCAGTCTACAAACGTTTAGTTTTCAAACCATTTTTACGCAAAAGTTCGTGTCATTATTAAAAACTGCAAACGTTTATTGCAGCTTGCAATGTGGAATATCTGCGCGTTAAAtactacatttacataaaaCGACAGCACTGATTATGTTTTCCAATGTTCCTGAATAATTTGTTGAGAAGAAAAGTTACGTGTAACGCAAAATGCGATGAAATTAACtcagtttttagttttttgtagATATTCGTATCATTTCTAAACATGTGCAGAAGTTTCATTAGCTTTCCAGTGCCTACAAAACTTATTAACATAGTCAACCGGCGTAAAGAATGAGACGCGTGCAGTCCGGTGGCCGTGCATTGTTCTGCAGTCACATCTGCAACTCAGGGGGCCCCCTCGCGCCCCTACCCACCCCATCCTCCCTATCGCCGGGGCAAGTGACAGGTGTTCCGAAGTACACACCCTCTGGCCGAGTGTAGGCCTATGTGCTAGCCTATAACATGAAATATCGCTGTAATATCTTCCTTTGTGAGGATGCAGATAGTTTCTTCTGACTATGTACTCACATTTTAGACTTTAGTTTTATTATGAGGAGTTAAGGCTGTTCTGTTGTatttctgcctttctcttctTTACCATAACAGAAATAAATTATAATCCTGCGTAATACTAATGTACCAAAATTATTTACTCAATTGCGCACCAAACTCTTACGTTTTCAGCAAAAGACATTCCCGGTTGGGCGATTCGATTGCATTAGACGCTTAACCAGCAGGTGCAGATAATCATCTTGAGTTGGATACACACAAGTTTGCTTCAGTGACCCCTCACCAACCCCCAAGGACAGATGGGGCCTGTTACCATGGAGAAATAGCGAGCGTCTCCAGATGCCACGCGCCGCAAGTCACTCCTCTAAATCCACCTATGCAAAGATAGGCGCGTGTCATACAACCCCCATACATGAATTGGCATGGCTCTTTTAATTAGGTGTTTCTATCATCGAACCTCCAAGCTCTGAATGTTATATATGGTATTTCCACCCCACAGATAGATATAGAGATAATTGTGCAGATCTACAAGTCTGTCAATCTAAAGATCACAGTTGTATAGGTCAATTTAGTTACTTAAAACACATAACAGAAATAATCTAAACAGCTAAATTCAACTATACACGGCCTGGATATATTTATATGTGGTTTCATAATACAGTTTCGACTTTGGGTAGTTATGGGCAGGACAGTGCAAGTTTATCTAAATTAATTGAACCAACTTGTAATGAAatctgaatcgttttttaatctGCCAGTTTGcgtttattttaatgcccttctTTATTTTTTGGCTAAATTGTGCTTCGGTTTTGATCTATTCATCAACTATTCTTTTAGaagtcttgagtgtgtgtaggcacgCGCCGGAGAAGGGGGGTCTGTATTATCTTCGGACAGCCAATCACAAAGAGCAGTGTAAACGCGTGCCGGTGGCTGACTATAAATACTGTCCACGTTCCACGAAGGAGTCAAACTCTTTTCGACACAGTTCGAACACAACCACCCCACACTTCTCGCTCGCTTCGGAATTACTAAACTTCAAGATGAATACTGGCAAAACTTTGAAGGAGGCTCTTCAGAATGCCCAGGCTGACGGTCGCGTTACCGTTGGAGTCTACGAGTGCGCAAAAATAATGACAGAGTAAGTAACTTTTTAGGGATATTGTTCAAATCTTGGTTCTCCATATAACAGGCAACGAcatttgtttctgttgtgtttcaATGATATAAACTAATGATTGCGTTCTTTCTTGTTTCAACAGAGACCCAGACAGTGTGTCTTTCTGCGTGCTGGCAACTGATGCCTTCGAATGTGACATAGCTCTTCAGATTCACTTCACCCTTATCCAGGCTTACTGCTTTGACAATGACATCAGCATTGTGAGAGTCAACGACATGCAGCGCATCTCAAAGATTGTTGGGGACAAATCTCAGCATCTTGAGGATGCTCACTGTGTTCTCATCACGGTATGTTATAGATCAACTCAACCTTTAAACTGATCAACTTTATTCAGACTTTGACAAACAGTGACACCCTTGCAATGGCATTAATGtttcatttctttccttctcaacAGAACCCTGCTGAAGGTTTGTGGGAAGATCCAGCCCTTGAGAAGCTGCACCTGTTCTGCGAAGAAAGCCGCAGCCTGAACGAGTGGGTTCCAGAGATCACTCTTCCTGAGCGTTGATCTGGGCCTTTGGTCTTCTCTGCTCAACATGCTGTTTACCTGAAGGAATACCCATCCTACTTGATAGGATGATACAATTTTCCTGCAACCCTGGATGCTCCTGAGGAGGTTCTCAGTCCAGGCACCGCGAGGTTATGCCCGAGTGGCCCTCGCGGTTATTGTCGTTCCTCGTCCCGTCCATGCCAAGTTGACCCTGATTCTTTATGTGAACCAGGGGCAGGCATGCCACGAGAGCGACACAATGACCCTCATTCTTTGTGCGGATGAGGTTTGGAGAGGAAGGAGTTTTTGCGTCTGTTGGCTTGTCACAGAGCAAATATCACTTGCGTTGGTACACGCAGAGGACGAAGTGGTCGTCGAATGaagcatgcttttaaaaaaatggACTTAACATCAtactcatttttttaaataagcacTGCAGAGCCAGGGTGTATACTCTCTGTGCTCTGCAAAAAATGTTTCTCACTTTCCAGAATTGTCATTAATCTCTAAAGGTTTCACTTTagaaattgttgttgttgttattattattgtctactattatttgtattgttgtagtacaaaagaaaaaaaagaataaataaagaaaagtaGAGTGTATTCCACCTTGTGAAAGTTGTATTTCTACTGAGTGAAAAAATGGCTGACATTTGCAGTCAGGAGTCACAGTTGCAGAAGAAGTGAGACTCCGAGCCGAGCTCAAGTGGCCAAATGACCTTCCAACAGACCCTCACGTCCACTGTGCTGCTACTTTATGGGTAGCATTACGCATCAACACAACAAGAACACTAGATTCAAACTGTTAGCCCACTACTGTCATGCCCACCACTGTCCagcccatatatatatatatatatatacacagtgaGATTTGGGGAAAACATACAAAGAGAACCAGAAAACTGGATTTAAACTGGTACAATACATAACAGAAATAAGATAAAAAGTTACACTATACACGTCCTGGTAAATAGTTGATCTTAATTTATACAATCCCTTTGCTGCCAAGCCCATATTTTGTCACTTGAAACAAGCCAAGTTAACTTCAGTGTTGTCTCTCAAGGAAATAACCTTCAGAAAATGACCCTATTAGCGATATGCTATGTTTTAGATAAGTGTTTAGTGCAGTCAGGTTTTAGTGAAAGCAACACAACCAGAACACTAGATTTCAACTCTGTCAGTCCACTACTTTCAGACCCATATTCCTTCTACTCAAAACAGGCCAGGCTAGATTTAGTATTGTCTTTAAATAATCATCAAAACATTACAAATGCAGTTCTGAACCTGTTATACCATTTCTTTGGATATAGAGGCTGGTGAAGTGAGATTTGGTGAAAGTGTTTGTTGGTTCCTGTGCTGGCATACCACAGTCCCGGTCCAGCCCCtagcccccacccctcaccctaAATGCACCCAAGTGACATCTGGAGATCAAAGACCCACTCTGATTGGCTAAGAAGATAAAAGGTGTCTTTCCTGAATACACCAGAccagctctgtgattggttacCCACAAGAGAGGCTGTTGCCAGGCCAAAACCACGTGAATCTCAATGTTTTGGTCATGTGGGACAACACTAGTGTGGTATACTCTGCTCATTCATGTTATAATAAATGATGGAAACCTTGG encodes:
- the LOC105888854 gene encoding growth arrest and DNA damage-inducible protein GADD45 alpha-like codes for the protein MPFFIFWLNCASVLIYSSTILLEVLSVCRHAPEKGGLYYLRTANHKEQCKRVPVADYKYCPRSTKESNSFRHSSNTTTPHFSLASELLNFKMNTGKTLKEALQNAQADGRVTVGVYECAKIMTEDPDSVSFCVLATDAFECDIALQIHFTLIQAYCFDNDISIVRVNDMQRISKIVGDKSQHLEDAHCVLITVCYRSTQPLN